The Blastomonas sp. SL216 DNA window CCCTGTCGCGCTTGCGACTTCGGGTGACCCGGTGGCAGCGGCCAAGGTCGCGGTCAATTTCGCCAAGGATAACGACAAGCTCGAAATCGTTGGCGGCGCGATGGGCGACGTCGTTCTGGATGCCGAAGGTGTCAAGGCGCTCGCCTCGATGCCCTCGCTCGACGAACTGCGCGCCAAGATCATTGGTCTCGTCAATGCCCCGGCAACCAAGGTTGTCCAGGTCATTCAGGCTCCGGCCGGGCAGCTTGCCCGCGTGTTCGGCGCCTATGCGGCCAAGGAAGACGCATAAGCTTTTGTACCCCCTGTCGCAGGCCCGGCACGGTCCGGCTGCGGCAAGCAACATTATCTAGAATTGGAGACTTAAAATGGCAGATATCGCAAACCTGGTCGAAGAACTCTCGAAGCTGACCGTTCTGGAAGCCGCTGAACTCTCGAAGGCCCTGGAAGAAGCATGGGGCGTTTCGGCCGCTGCTGCTGTGGCTGTTGCTGCTCCCGCCGCTGGCGGCGCTGCTGCAGTTGTCGAAGAGCAGACCGAATTCGACGTCATCCTGACCGGCGACGGCGGCAAGAAGATCCAGGTCATCAAGGAAGTCCGCGCGATCACCAACCTGGGCCTGACCGAAGCCAAGACCCTGGTCGAAAGCGCTCCGAAGGCGATCAAGGAAGGCGTCAGCAAGGCTGAAGCCGAAGACATCAAGGCGAAGATCGAAGCAGCCGGCGGCACCGTCGAGCTCAAGTAATCTTTCGCTCCCGCGCCTTCGGGCCTGGGGATGAAGAAAAGGGCGGCCTGCACTGCGCAGGTCGCCCTTTTTCTTTGGGGCCGCAGGGGTTCACGCGAAGCCGCGAAGGTTCATGGAACATCCTGTTCTCCGGCGAAAGCCGGAGCCCAGAAGTCAGATTGCGCGACATCGCCCCTGGACTCCGGCTTTCGCCGGAGAACGGGAAGGAGATAGGCAATCAGCTGCGCAGCAGCTCGTTGATTCCGGTCTTGGAGCGGGTCTGCGCGTCCACGGTCTTGACGATCACCGCGCAATAGAGCGACGGGCCGGGCGTGCCATCGGGCAGCGGCTTGCCAGGCATGGTACCGGGCACGACCACCGCATAGGGCGGCACCTTGCCATAATGCACCTCACCGGTGGCACGATCAACGATCTTGGTCGATGCGCCCAGATACACGCCCATCGAAAGCACCGCGCCTTCGCCGACGATCACGCCCTCGGCGACTTCGGAGCGGGCGCCGATGAAGCAATTGTCCTCGATGATCACCGGGCCCGCCTGAAGCGGCTCGAGCACGCCGCCGATGCCGACGCCGCCCGAGATATGCACGTTGCGACCGATCTGCGCGCAGCTGCCCACCGTGGCCCAGGTATCGACCATCGTGCCTTCACCGACATGCGCGCCGATATTGACGAAGCTCGGCATCAGCACGGCATCCTTCGCGATGAATGCACCGCGCCGGGCGACTGCGCCGGGAACCGCGCGGAATCCCGCGGCCTTGAACTCGTCCGCGCTCCAGCCATCGAACTTGCTCGGAACCTTGTCCCACCAGCTCGCCCCGCCCGGCGCGCCGCTGATCAGGTCCATCGGGTTGAGCCGGAAGGACAGCAGCACCGCCTTCTTGAGCCACTGGTTGACCTGCCAGCCGCCCTGGCCATCGGGCTCGGCGACACGTGCCGCGCCGGTGTCGAGCAGGGTCAGCGCTTCGAGAACGTCTGCGCGCACAGCGCTGTCCGCGCCGGTGTCCAGAGTGTCGCGGCCATCCCAGGCGGCTTCGATGCGGCTTTGAAGGGTGTCGGTCATCCTGCAGTCTCCTGTGTCAGCGCCGCGAGCCACTCGCCCAGCGCGGTAATTTCATGGTCGATATAGCTGTGGTCATGGTCATGATTGCCACCATCGGAGCCATTGTTCATCCACACCGTGGTCATGCCCAGCTGCTTGGCGGGCCTCAGGTTGCGCGCCAGATCGTCGACGAACAGCGCGGTCGCAGGATCGATATCCAGCGCGTCGACCAGGCTCGCATAGGCCGCTTCATGCGGCTTGGGCTGGTAGCGCGTCGCATGGATGTCGTGGATCGCCTCGAATTGGTCGTCCAGCCCCAGCCGGGCCAGCACGCGGCTGGCATATTTGACATCGCCATTGGTGAAGATGAGCTTGCGCCCCGGCAGCTGCGCAAGGCCAGCGGCGGTCACCGGGCACGGCTGCACCCGGTCCATGTCGATGTCGTGCACATAATCGAGGAAATGGTGCGGATCGACCCCATGGTCGAGCATCAGGCCGGCCAGCGTTGTGCCATGCTGGTAATAATAGGCCTTCTGGATGCGGCGGGCCTCGCCCACGTCGACCTTCATCAGCTCGGCGACATAGGTCCCCATGCGTTCGTCGATCAGCGCGAAAAGATCGGTCTCCGCCGGGTAGAGCGTGTTGTCCAGATCGAAGATCCAGGTGCGGACATGATCGAAGGGCGGGCGCATGATGCCCAAGCGCCTAGACGCGCGCGGGCGCATCGGCAAGCCGCCATTCTGCCTGCACCTGCGGATCGGCCTCCGTCGCGGCCCGCATCGCACGCTCGGCAGCCGCCCTGTCCGGATCGAGCCTCGCCAGTGCCCAGACCGCCGCGCCGCGCACCACCGGATCAGCGTCATCCAGCAGCCGGGCAACCGGCACTACCAGCGCGGGATCGCCGCTATTGCCCGCCGCTACAGCCGCATTGCGCACCATCCGTCCGCGTCCGCTGCGCTTGATCGGCGATCCGGAAAAGAGCGCGCGGAAACCTGTGTCATCGAGCGCCAGCAGATCGGCGAGCGACGGCGCGACCAGCTCGGCGCGCGGAAGGAAGGCGCGGTGGCGGTGCGCGGTATCGGCGAACTTGTTCCATGGGCAGACGGCCAGGCAATCGTCGCAGCCATAGACATGGTTGCCGATTCCCTCGCGCAGATTGCGCGGGATGGGTCCTGCATGTTCGATCGTCAGATACGAGATGCAGCGGCGGGCATCGAGCCGATAGGGCGCAGGGAATGCCTGGGTCGGGCAGATGGTCTGGCAGGCGGTGCACGATCCGCAGCGGTCCTGGCCGGCCCGGCTGGGTGACAGCTCCAGCGTCGTGTAGATCGCGCCCAGGAACAGCCAGCTGCCATGGCTGCGGCTGACCAGGTTGCTGTGCTTGCCCTGCCAGCCCAGCCCGGCCGCCATGGCGAGCGGCTTTTCCATGACCGGTGCGGTATCGACGAACACCTTGACCCCGACAGCCTCCGGCGTGGCTTCCGCCTGCTCGACGATCCAGCGCGCCAGTGCCTTGAGCGCGGACTTGACCGTCTTGTGATAGTCGCCGCCTTGCGCATAGACCGAGATGCGTCCCCGGTCCGGATGCGCCTCCAGCGCGAAGGGATCGCGCCCCGGCGCATAGCTCATCCCCAGCATGATCACCGATCGCACATCGCTCCACAGCACCTGCGGTTCGGCGCGCTGGTCGGCGCGCGCCTCCATCCACAGCATCTCGCCATGGCAGCCTTCGTCCAGCCATTGCCGGAAGCGCGCGGCGTTCTGCGGCCCCAATGTGGCGGGCGCAAAACCGCAATCGGCAAAGCCCAGAAGGGCCGCCTGTTCCGCTATCTCTGCCTCAAGGTTTCGCTTGCCGCTCGCCATGGTCATCCGCTACCCGATTACCGGGTTTCGACCAAGTGCGACGGCCCATCCGGAGAGACGCTTGACCAAGGATCGCCCGTGACCGCCAACGCCATCGAAGCGCATGGCCTCGTGAAGATTTTCGGACGGCAGCGCGCGGTGGACGGGGTGGACCTCACCGTGCCCGCCGGCAGCATCTTCGGCATTCTCGGCCCCAATGGCGCGGGCAAGACCACGACGCTGCGCATGCTGCTGGGGATTGTCGATCCCGATGAGGGGACGCGCACGCTGCTGGGCACCGATCACCCGCTCGATGTCGCGCGCCGCGTGGGCTACCTGCCCGAAGAGCGCGGCTTGTACCCGTCGATGAAGGCCTATGACGCCATCGCGTTCATGGGCGCGCTGCGCGGGCTGCCGCTCGCCGAAGGGCGCAGGCGCGGCCGCGCGATGCTGGAGGAGCATGGCCTCGGCAAGGCGGTGGACAAGGAGGTGCGCACGCTCTCCAAGGGCATGGCGCAGACGGTGCAGCTGCTCGGCACCCTGGTGCACGAGCCCGAGCTGATCGTGCTCGACGAGCCGTTTTCGGGGCTCGATGCGCTCAACCAGGCCAAGCTGGAACGGTTGATCCGGGCCCAGGCCGCGCGCGGCGTGACCGTGATCTTTTCCACCCATGTCATCGCGCATGCCGAACGGCTGTGCGA harbors:
- the rplJ gene encoding 50S ribosomal protein L10; this translates as MDRAEKKAAVASLNATFGEAGVVVVTRNLGLTVAKSTELRTKMRAEGASYKVTKNRLAKLAAQGTPYASIADLFTGPVALATSGDPVAAAKVAVNFAKDNDKLEIVGGAMGDVVLDAEGVKALASMPSLDELRAKIIGLVNAPATKVVQVIQAPAGQLARVFGAYAAKEDA
- the rplL gene encoding 50S ribosomal protein L7/L12 — its product is MADIANLVEELSKLTVLEAAELSKALEEAWGVSAAAAVAVAAPAAGGAAAVVEEQTEFDVILTGDGGKKIQVIKEVRAITNLGLTEAKTLVESAPKAIKEGVSKAEAEDIKAKIEAAGGTVELK
- the dapD gene encoding 2,3,4,5-tetrahydropyridine-2,6-dicarboxylate N-succinyltransferase; translated protein: MTDTLQSRIEAAWDGRDTLDTGADSAVRADVLEALTLLDTGAARVAEPDGQGGWQVNQWLKKAVLLSFRLNPMDLISGAPGGASWWDKVPSKFDGWSADEFKAAGFRAVPGAVARRGAFIAKDAVLMPSFVNIGAHVGEGTMVDTWATVGSCAQIGRNVHISGGVGIGGVLEPLQAGPVIIEDNCFIGARSEVAEGVIVGEGAVLSMGVYLGASTKIVDRATGEVHYGKVPPYAVVVPGTMPGKPLPDGTPGPSLYCAVIVKTVDAQTRSKTGINELLRS
- a CDS encoding pyrimidine 5'-nucleotidase; the protein is MRPPFDHVRTWIFDLDNTLYPAETDLFALIDERMGTYVAELMKVDVGEARRIQKAYYYQHGTTLAGLMLDHGVDPHHFLDYVHDIDMDRVQPCPVTAAGLAQLPGRKLIFTNGDVKYASRVLARLGLDDQFEAIHDIHATRYQPKPHEAAYASLVDALDIDPATALFVDDLARNLRPAKQLGMTTVWMNNGSDGGNHDHDHSYIDHEITALGEWLAALTQETAG
- the queG gene encoding tRNA epoxyqueuosine(34) reductase QueG, translating into MASGKRNLEAEIAEQAALLGFADCGFAPATLGPQNAARFRQWLDEGCHGEMLWMEARADQRAEPQVLWSDVRSVIMLGMSYAPGRDPFALEAHPDRGRISVYAQGGDYHKTVKSALKALARWIVEQAEATPEAVGVKVFVDTAPVMEKPLAMAAGLGWQGKHSNLVSRSHGSWLFLGAIYTTLELSPSRAGQDRCGSCTACQTICPTQAFPAPYRLDARRCISYLTIEHAGPIPRNLREGIGNHVYGCDDCLAVCPWNKFADTAHRHRAFLPRAELVAPSLADLLALDDTGFRALFSGSPIKRSGRGRMVRNAAVAAGNSGDPALVVPVARLLDDADPVVRGAAVWALARLDPDRAAAERAMRAATEADPQVQAEWRLADAPARV
- a CDS encoding ATP-binding cassette domain-containing protein; this encodes MTANAIEAHGLVKIFGRQRAVDGVDLTVPAGSIFGILGPNGAGKTTTLRMLLGIVDPDEGTRTLLGTDHPLDVARRVGYLPEERGLYPSMKAYDAIAFMGALRGLPLAEGRRRGRAMLEEHGLGKAVDKEVRTLSKGMAQTVQLLGTLVHEPELIVLDEPFSGLDALNQAKLERLIRAQAARGVTVIFSTHVIAHAERLCERIAIIAGGKVPFAGSVSEARDRLRPQVRLETRALEGPWRAALPADAVPEGHFWHFTLPETGVEPLLRALIEGEAGIQSLSIERPGLHDAFVAIAGADAARQLEEDQQQESADA